In Cryptomeria japonica chromosome 10, Sugi_1.0, whole genome shotgun sequence, a genomic segment contains:
- the LOC131858889 gene encoding uncharacterized protein LOC131858889 yields the protein MALFGVRPSVQSGLPEVKNLSYPATTVFAIFVLDKLVDFSISGLAMTLVGHFAIFRPNINVVRNFIRRKWVLKGQVDVAALPRGFFSFAFNNEEDLKKVLCEGPWISGKSTLALQKWAPNLPLDDSFFVVAPVWMCLPGLPLEF from the coding sequence ATGGCTCTATTTGGAGTCAGGCCTTCGGTGCAATCTGGTCTTCCAGAAGTTAAAAATCTTTCTTATCCGGCGACAACGGTTTTTGCTATATTTGTGCTGGATAAGCTGGTTGATTTCTCTATTTCTGGCCTAGCTATGACTTTGGTTGGTCATTTTGCTATTTTTAGACCTAACATCAATGTCGTAAGGAACTTTATAAGGagaaaatgggttctcaaaggCCAAGTGGATGTGGCAGCTTTGCCTAGGGGATTTTTCTCCTTtgcttttaataatgaagaagatttgaaGAAAGTGCTCTGTGAAGGTCCATGGATATctggcaagtcaactttggctttacagaaatgggctcctaacTTACCATTGGATGATTCCTTTTTTGTGGTGGCTCCAGTGTGGATGTGTCTTCCTGGTCTTCCATTGGAGTTCTAG